Within the Desulfovibrio sp. genome, the region ACGAAGCCCCCCAGGCGCTGAAAGACTGCTGCGCCGCCTTTAACGCGGCAGTTGTGGATACGCTCTGCGTAAAAACAAAAAGAGCTCTGGACAGAAACCCGCAACTGAACACTGTGGTTCTGGCAGGCGGTGTGGCCTGTAACTCGTTGTTGCGCCAACGCATTGCAGATCTGATGGAAAGCAGGGGGGGCAGGGCGCTCTTTCCCAGTCCACACCTTTGCACCGATAACGCGGCCATGATCGCCTACGCTGGATGGTTGATTGGAAAAGAAGGATATTTTCACACCTTACAGATGGAAACCATCCCGCGCGGGCGCATCGTCCCGGATGATATGCTGCGCAGCTGAAAGTCCGCCAACGACCCGTCAGAAATATGAGATTGTCTTGACAGTCAGGTCGTTGGAAACTACTCTTAGTCAATACAAAGGTCTCGGAATTTTTACCCCGAACCCTAGTTTTCCGCTCCTGCACGCTGCCCTGCAGCATGGGGGGGCGACACATAGCAACTTAAGGAGTATGGTAATGGCTGAACAGGTCACTGATGCCACCTTTGAAAGTGTTGTCCTCAAGTCCGATCTGCCGGTTCTGCTTGACTTCTGGGCACCCTGGTGCGGCCCCTGCCGTGCGGTTGGCCCCATTATTGATGAGCTTTCCACCGAATATGCTGGCAAGGTGCGCATCGTTAAGATGAATGTGGACGAAAATCCCGCCACCCCCACAAAGTTCGGCATACGGGCTATCCCCACACTGGTGCTTTTTAAGAATGGCGAAACCATCGAACAGATCACTGGCGCTGTAACCAAGGCCGCCATGAAAGACCTGCTCGACAATAAGGCCCTGGCATGAAATCGTATGATGCCGTTGTGATCGGCGGCGGTCCTGCCGGCGTTACCGCTGCCATGTATCTGGCGCGGTCCGGCTGCAGCGTTCTCTTGCCTGAGCGGCTGACCTCCGGTGGTCAACTGCTGCAGACGGAGGCACTGGAGAACTATCCGGGCTTTCCCAAAGGCATCAAAGGCTACGAGCTTGCCGATCTTTTTACGGAACATCTTGAAGGTTTGACGGTAGACCGACCCGCCATAATGGTTGAATCCATTTCCGGTTCGGCGGGTCAGTTTGCCGTGCATACTGCTGAAGAAGACTACTTGTGCAAAGTGGTGCTCGTGTGTTCTGGTGCCAAACACCGCCAACTTGGCCTGGAAGGCGAAGACAGGCTGCGTGGGCGCGGCGTTTCGTACTGCGCCCTTTGTGACGGCAACTTCTTTCGCAACCAGACAGTAGCTGTGGTTGGCGGCGGTAATGCGGCAATGGAAGAAAGCCTGTATCTTACAAAGATAGTGAGTAAACTTCACCTCATTCACAGGCGTGACAGTTTCCGCGGGCTCAAGGTTTATCAGGACAGGCTTGAGAGCATGCCCGACAAGGTAGACCTTTTACGCAGTTCCATCATTACCCAGTTGCACGGCGAGGATCATCTGACTGGCCTGACCGTTAAAAATCTTCAGACTGGCCAGGAAAAACAGCTAGCAGTTGACGGACTTTTTATTTATGTAGGCTTTGCGCCTGTGACAAACTTTTTGCCGCAAGGCATTGAACTTGATGCACAGGGCTTTATTGTGACTGATACGGAAATGCGCACCAATATCCCCGGCATCTTTGCCGCTGGCGACATTCGCTCCAAGCTTTGCCGCCAGGTCATCACTGCCGCCGGCGATGGCGCAACCGCCGCACAAGCGGCATTTGTCTTCCTGGAACAGCTCCATGCATAAAAAACTGCTACGCTCCATTTTGCTTGCCATGAGCATGCTCATGGTTTCCGGTTGCGGCATCATTGATATGATCTATCTTCCGCCAGCCGAAGACACCGCGCAAGAAATCTTTGAAGCCGCCAACGACGCCATGAGTGAAAAAAACTATGTGCGTGCCGTGGAGCTGTACAACAAACTGCGCGATTCGTATCCATTCAGTCCTTATACCATTGATGCAGAGCTGTCATTGGGCGACGCCTATTTCCTCGATGAGGAATACGAGCTGGCCGCTGAAAGCTACAAGGATTTTGAATCCCTGCATCCAAGGCATGAGGCCATACCCTATGTGCTGTATCAGACGGGCATGTCCCTGATGAAGCAGTTCCGCTCCGTTGACAGGGCGACCACCGAGCTTCAGGAAGCCTACGATTACTTCAACAGGCTGCGTCAGATGTATCCTGATTCTCCGTACGCCAAGGGCGCAGAAGAACACATGCTTACCTGCCGCAAGCTTATGGCGGAGCATGAACTCTACATCGCCGATGTCTTCTGGCACATGAAAAAGTACGGCCCTGCCTGGCACCGCTACGAATTCATTATAAAGGATTTCCCGGACGTGCCCGAAGTGGCTGAACATGCCAAAGAAAAAAGCCTGGCAGCCTACCACAACTATAAAGAAGAGCAGGCTGTAGAAACGCGGCAAAAGCGTCAAGGCTCTTGGCGAGAATGGTTTAAGTGGTTGTAACCAAATAAAATAAAGCCCCTTCGGGGGCTTTTTTTTACCAGTGGAGTCATCATGGCCGTGCCCATGGAAGCCAGTACTGAAAAAAATCGCGCAGCGCTTGTATCATTGTGGGCCGCCTTTGCCCTTACTTCCGTCAAGCTTATTGTTGGTCTGCACACCAACAGCCTCGGTATTTTGTCCGAAGCATTGCACAGCGGGCTGGATCTTCTGGCAGCGGCCATGACCCTGGCGGCGGTACGCATAGCCTCCAAACCGGCCGACGCGCGTCACCCCTATGGGCATGGCAAAATAGAAAATCTTTCTGCCCTTGCCGAAACACTGCTTTTATTCCTGACCTGCTTCTGGGTCGTGTACGAGGGCGTGCAACGCCTGATGGCAGGTGAAAGCCCTGTGACGCCATCGTTATGGGGTGTTGGCGTTATGGCGCTTTCCATCATCATTGATGTGAACAGGGTGCGCATACTGCGCCGGGTGGCCCAAAAGTATAAAAGTCAGGCGCTTGAAGCAGACGCCCTGCATTTTTCTACAGATATATTATCTTCGGCAGTGGTGCTGGTGGGGGTGCTCGCGGTATGGGTGGCCTCTGCGCTCAGCCTGCCTGCCCCGCTGCACAAGATTTTGGTACAGGCCGACACTGTGGCCGCACTGCTGGTGGCGGTGATAATTTTTCGCGCCAGTGTCCGCATGGCCATGCAGGCTGTCGACACGTTGATGGACTCAGGCTCCACACGCGAGCAGCAGGCTGTCATTGCGGCTGTAAACAGGGTAAAGGGCATCACCGATGTCCGTGATGTGCGCCTGCGCTCCAGTGGGCCCACCAGCTTTGTGGACCTCACTGTCGGCGTGGAGCCGGGCATAAAGGTCAGTGAAGGGCACCGTCTGGCACACGAAGCGGAGCAGGCCGTGGAGCTGGTGCTGGAAGGGGCGGACGTGACCGTCCATGTGGAGCCGCACAGCGCCGATGCAGACAAACACTGCGATCCCTTTGCACAGGTGCAGTTTACAGCCTGGAATCATGGCCTTTCCGTGCATAACGTGCACATTCTCCGCTTGTCTGAGATATGCCATATTGATCTGCACGTGGAGCTTCCCGGCGACATGCCTTTTGTTCAGGCCTACGACAGGGTCAAGGATTTTGAAAAAGCTTTGCATGCCGCCATGCCGCGCATGGAAGTGGTGAGCCACCTGGAACCGGAAGGAGCCGCCTGCGCACTGGCGTACGGAGCCTCTGTGTCTTTGTCATACGCGGAAATGGCCTGGCGTGAGATTGAAATCGCCATTGCCAAGGAGCCGCTGGTCACAACTCCGCACAAATTTTCTGTCTACGAAGTGCCGGAACAGGGGATCTGCATCTCCTTTCATTGCGATATAGCCCCGGCATTAAATGTAGAAGAGGCGCATACAGTGTGTATGCGCCTGGAAAAACAATTACGGCTGAGCATTCCGCAATTGGGACGTATCATCATTCATATGGAACCGGGCGCAAAAGCGGCGGAGTAGAGCACTCCTGCATTTTCCGCCAGGGGAGGCTACGGAGCCTTGATGATTGGCGCTTCAACCCCTGCCGCCTGCGCCAGTGCGCGCCATAGGGCATCAATGCCCAAACGGCTGCTGGATGAGGTCAGCACGGGGCAGATGCCCAGTATGTCCTGCCACTCCTTTTGGCGCGCCGAGCGTTCACGCTGATTGCATTTGTCGGCCTTGGTCAGTATGGGCACCAGGAGCAGGCGGTTTCTCTGCGCAAACGAGGCAAGATTCAGGTCAAGCTGCTGGGGCGTCAGGCGGCAGTCGAGCAGCAGAGCAAGCGCTTTGAGACTGGCGCACTCAACCAGATACTGTTCCAGCAGTTTGGCCCACTTTTCACGTTCACTATGGCTGGCCCGGGCATAGCCATAGCCGGGCAGGTCCACAAGATAGAAATTCAAGGGTTCCACCAGGTAAAAATTGACAGAGCGGGTTTTACCGGGCGTGGAACTGACCTTGGCCAGCTTTTTTCTGCCAGCCAACGCATTGATAAGTGAAGATTTGCCGACATTGGAACGGCCAGCAAGGGCTATCTGCGCTTCAGGACGGGTAGTGAGCTGATCCAGTGTATAAGCCGTGCTTTCCAGCGTAAGGCTGACAGCCATAAAAACCTCATGTGATACTTGAGAGTTGAGTATTGACAAGTGCTCAATTTTCAGCAAAAATTTACAGTTCGGAATCGTGATTTCCTTCAAAGCACTTCCGTACAAGGTAGCCGCTCTTGCCCCAGTTGGCAAATGACCGGCCTTAATGCCAGTTTATGCCGATATGCGGCGACAAGTAGGAGGTAACTATGTATTCAACCACGGATTTTCGCAAGGGTCTTAAAATTGAAGTCGAAGGCATCCCTTACGAAATTGTGGACTTTCAGCACTTCAAGCCCGGCAAGGGCGGCGCCATGGTACGCACCAAGCTGCGTAACATTCTCACTGGCCGCATGCAGGACATCACCTTCCGTTCCGGTGAAAAGGTCGGCAAGCCCGATCTTGAAACCCGCGACATGCAGTTCCTGTATCGCCAGGATGACGAACTCATTTTTATGGATATGACCACATACGAGCAGCTGCAAATGTCCCTCGCAACCACTGACGGTAAAGAGGGCTTTTTGAAGGACGGTCAGGAATGCCGCGTGCTGCTTTACAAGGGCAGCCCGCTGGACATAGACATTCCAGTAAGCATGGTGCTGACTGTTGTGGAAACCGAGCCTGGCGCCAAGGGCGACACTGTCAGCAATGTCACCAAACCCGCCAAGCTCGAAACTGGCCTTGTTGTTCAGGTTCCCATTTTTGTTAACGAAGGTGACCGCGTAAAAGTGGACACCCGCTCCAAGGAATACCTGGGCCGCGAATAATGACCGGTTCGGGAGGGTAGCCCCACGGACGCCCATAAATTCAGCCGCGAACTTTTTGGCCTTTTTTTGCTCTTCTGGGCATTGCTGCTTTTGCTCAGCCTGCTCAGCTTTGACGCCAATGACCCCAGCCTTAATCATGTGGTCAGTGGAACAGTTGAAGTGCACAACAAGGCTGGCCTTTTTGGCGCGTACACTGCGGGCTTTCTCAACGATGTGTTTGGCGTGGCCGCCTTCCTTTGCCCATTGGTTTTTGGCGCACTGGGAGCGGCCTACGTTTCTCCTGCCTATGGCTTGCACTGGTGGCGCTGGTGCGGCTTCTTTCTGCTGACCATCTGCCTGCTCGTCACTGGCGCTGCCTGGGATTTTTCCTTTGGTGACGTATGGGGCGGCGGCATGGTCGGCAGCGCTCTGCACCGCAATGCCAGCCTTTACCTCAGTCCTGGCGGTTCAGCCATTGTCTGGATTTTTATTTTTCTTGCCGGGCTGCAACTGGCGTGGAACATCTCCTGGTTCAGTTTGGCCGGACGGCTGCTTCACGCTTTGCGCCAACGACTTGAAGCCAGGTTGGCCGCCGCTGATGGGGCCTCTCAGGCAGAAGCCGCTGGCAAGAACGGAAACAAGACCGGCAAGTCGGGTTCAGGGCAGTCTGCCCGCCAGCAGGTGCAGCCTGAAATAGTGCAGCATACCCTGACTCCTGTGCAGGAAGAAAAAGCGGTTGCCGCAT harbors:
- the trxA gene encoding thioredoxin; translation: MAEQVTDATFESVVLKSDLPVLLDFWAPWCGPCRAVGPIIDELSTEYAGKVRIVKMNVDENPATPTKFGIRAIPTLVLFKNGETIEQITGAVTKAAMKDLLDNKALA
- the trxB gene encoding thioredoxin-disulfide reductase, translating into MKSYDAVVIGGGPAGVTAAMYLARSGCSVLLPERLTSGGQLLQTEALENYPGFPKGIKGYELADLFTEHLEGLTVDRPAIMVESISGSAGQFAVHTAEEDYLCKVVLVCSGAKHRQLGLEGEDRLRGRGVSYCALCDGNFFRNQTVAVVGGGNAAMEESLYLTKIVSKLHLIHRRDSFRGLKVYQDRLESMPDKVDLLRSSIITQLHGEDHLTGLTVKNLQTGQEKQLAVDGLFIYVGFAPVTNFLPQGIELDAQGFIVTDTEMRTNIPGIFAAGDIRSKLCRQVITAAGDGATAAQAAFVFLEQLHA
- a CDS encoding outer membrane protein assembly factor BamD — protein: MHKKLLRSILLAMSMLMVSGCGIIDMIYLPPAEDTAQEIFEAANDAMSEKNYVRAVELYNKLRDSYPFSPYTIDAELSLGDAYFLDEEYELAAESYKDFESLHPRHEAIPYVLYQTGMSLMKQFRSVDRATTELQEAYDYFNRLRQMYPDSPYAKGAEEHMLTCRKLMAEHELYIADVFWHMKKYGPAWHRYEFIIKDFPDVPEVAEHAKEKSLAAYHNYKEEQAVETRQKRQGSWREWFKWL
- a CDS encoding cation diffusion facilitator family transporter — its product is MAVPMEASTEKNRAALVSLWAAFALTSVKLIVGLHTNSLGILSEALHSGLDLLAAAMTLAAVRIASKPADARHPYGHGKIENLSALAETLLLFLTCFWVVYEGVQRLMAGESPVTPSLWGVGVMALSIIIDVNRVRILRRVAQKYKSQALEADALHFSTDILSSAVVLVGVLAVWVASALSLPAPLHKILVQADTVAALLVAVIIFRASVRMAMQAVDTLMDSGSTREQQAVIAAVNRVKGITDVRDVRLRSSGPTSFVDLTVGVEPGIKVSEGHRLAHEAEQAVELVLEGADVTVHVEPHSADADKHCDPFAQVQFTAWNHGLSVHNVHILRLSEICHIDLHVELPGDMPFVQAYDRVKDFEKALHAAMPRMEVVSHLEPEGAACALAYGASVSLSYAEMAWREIEIAIAKEPLVTTPHKFSVYEVPEQGICISFHCDIAPALNVEEAHTVCMRLEKQLRLSIPQLGRIIIHMEPGAKAAE
- the yihA gene encoding ribosome biogenesis GTP-binding protein YihA/YsxC → MAVSLTLESTAYTLDQLTTRPEAQIALAGRSNVGKSSLINALAGRKKLAKVSSTPGKTRSVNFYLVEPLNFYLVDLPGYGYARASHSEREKWAKLLEQYLVECASLKALALLLDCRLTPQQLDLNLASFAQRNRLLLVPILTKADKCNQRERSARQKEWQDILGICPVLTSSSSRLGIDALWRALAQAAGVEAPIIKAP
- the efp gene encoding elongation factor P encodes the protein MYSTTDFRKGLKIEVEGIPYEIVDFQHFKPGKGGAMVRTKLRNILTGRMQDITFRSGEKVGKPDLETRDMQFLYRQDDELIFMDMTTYEQLQMSLATTDGKEGFLKDGQECRVLLYKGSPLDIDIPVSMVLTVVETEPGAKGDTVSNVTKPAKLETGLVVQVPIFVNEGDRVKVDTRSKEYLGRE